A DNA window from Brassica napus cultivar Da-Ae chromosome C1, Da-Ae, whole genome shotgun sequence contains the following coding sequences:
- the LOC106375360 gene encoding pentatricopeptide repeat-containing protein At4g32450, mitochondrial-like — protein MGFVPTMIYTGRGSLFSSTSKLRHPFSCDSLKPLGPLLRNLSTAAERLGSLNPNPTGTSSNQVDFVNRDQYVGGFQQNSYGQSLNPDYPPVSSQNPNGFYQSSDLFDQRHRNWLSGSDDCSSYGNYNQENAGFVHSPSQSWTSPPNQSDPQVQSHQDNSGYDSLDALCREGNVKEAVDIIKSWRNQGYIVDLPRLLWIAKLCGDAQALQEAKVVHEFITSSVSPADTSAYNSVIEMYSCCESVEDALSVFESMPEKNSQTWCIIIRCLAKNGHEEDAVDMFSRFKEEGNRPDGEIFKEVFFACGVLGDVNEGLLHFESMRRDYEIVPDMEHYVSVVKMLAEPGYLDDALRFVELVEPDAVDLWETLMNLARVHGDLDLGDKCQDMVEKLDASRLSKESKAGFVPVESSDTAKEKLQRMATRDNFRAGDISLPENREYYMALKSLKEHMVELGYVPESRLALHDVDQESRDENLFNHNERFAFVSSFLNTPARSEVLVRKNLRVCIDCHNALKLMSKIVGRRLISRDVKRYHHMEDGVCSCRDYW, from the coding sequence ATGGGTTTTGTCCCGACAATGATATACACGGGTAGAGGTTCGCTTTTCAGCTCCACCAGTAAGCTACGCCATCCCTTTTCATGTGATTCACTGAAACCTCTCGGTCCTCTGTTGAGAAATCTAAGCACAGCTGCGGAGAGATTGGgttccctaaaccctaatccaactGGTACTTCTTCAAATCAAGTTGACTTCGTGAATAGAGATCAGTACGTTGGTGGGTTTCAGCAGAATTCATATGGGCAGAGCTTAAACCCAGATTATCCCCCTGTTTCTAGTCAGAATCCGAATGGGTTTTATCAAAGCAGTGATCTTTTTGACCAGAGACATCGAAATTGGCTAAGTGGTAGTGATGATTGTTCCTCGTATGGTAATTACAATCAGGAGAATGCAGGTTTTGTTCACTCGCCGAGCCAGAGTTGGACTAGTCCTCCTAACCAGAGTGATCCGCAAGTCCAGTCTCATCAAGATAATAGTGGTTATGACTCATTGGATGCGCTTTGCAGAGAAGGTAATGTGAAAGAAGCAGTTGATATCATCAAATCATGGAGAAATCAGGGTTATATTGTGGATTTACCCAGGCTTTTGTGGATAGCTAAGCTATGTGGAGATGCACAAGCTTTACAAGAAGCAAAAGTCGTTCATGAGTTTATTACTTCTTCGGTTTCTCCTGCGGACACCAGCGCTTACAACTCTGTAATAGAAATGTACTCTTGTTGTGAGTCCGTGGAAGATGCGTTATCCGTTTTCGAGAGTATGCCTGAGAAGAACTCGCAGACTTGGTGTATTATCATAAGGTGTTTGGCCAAGAATGGACACGAAGAGGACGCCGTTGATATGTTCTCTCGTTTTAAAGAAGAAGGGAACAGACCCGATGGGGAGATATTCAAAGAGGTCTTCTTTGCGTGCGGTGTGCTTGGTGACGTTAACGAAGGGCTGCTTCACTTTGAGTCTATGAGGAGAGACTACGAGATCGTTCCTGATATGGAACATTACGTGAGCGTTGTTAAGATGTTGGCCGAGCCTGGTTACTTAGATGACGCGTTGAGGTTTGTTGAGTTGGTGGAACCAGATGCTGTTGATTTGTGGGAGACGTTGATGAATCTTGCACGCGTTCACGGGGATTTAGACCTCGGCGACAAATGTCAAGACATGGTTGAGAAGCTTGATGCGAGTAGACTGAGCAAAGAATCAAAGGCGGGTTTTGTCCCTGTCGAATCATCAGACACAGCGAAAGAGAAGCTACAGAGGATGGCGACAAGGGATAACTTCAGGGCTGGAGATATATCTCTTCCGGAAAACAGAGAATACTACATGGCGTTGAAGAGTTTGAAGGAGCATATGGTGGAGCTTGGTTACGTGCCCGAGTCCAGGCTTGCATTGCACGACGTGGACCAAGAGAGCAGAGACGAGAACCTTTTTAACCACAACGAGAGGTTCGCTTTCGTCTCGTCGTTTCTCAACACTCCTGCGCGTTCTGAAGTACTAGTGAGGAAGAATCTACGTGTTTGCATTGATTGCCACAACGCATTGAAACTGATGTCGAAGATAGTTGGGAGACGGTTGATCTCGCGGGATGTCAAGAGGTATCACCATATGGAAGATGGTGTTTGCTCTTGCAGAGACTATTGGTGA
- the LOC106402017 gene encoding pentatricopeptide repeat-containing protein At4g32430, mitochondrial-like isoform X1 codes for MTLLSYLHCTPSKSFPFRIFRYHLISAHKLFDGSSQRNATTYINHSISESLRRGSPSQALAIFSKNLQLGLSGRNIINEVTLCLALKACRGDTKLGCQVHGFSITSGFTSFVCVSNAVMGMYRKAGRFDNALCIFESLVDRDVVSWNTILSGFDEDQVAMSFVVRMRSAGVVFDAFTYSTALSFCVGSEGFGLGLQLHSIVVKTGLESDVVVGNSFITMYSRGGSFRDARRVFDEKVVKDMITWNSLLSGLSQGGNLGFEAVLVFREMMREGVELDHVSFTSVITTCCHENDLKIARQIHGLCLKRGYATLVSVGNMLMTSYWKCGVVEAARSVFDEMSERNVISWTTMISANKDDAVSIFHKMRLDGVFPNEITFIGLINAVKCNEQIKEGVKIHGICIKTGFASKPSIGNSFITMYAKFEALEDAKKAFDEINVKEIISWNAMISGFAQNGFSLEALRMFLSAAAEATPNEYTFGSVLNAIASAENISLRHGQRCHAHILKLGLNSCPVVSSALLDMYAKRGSIDESEKVFDEMSEKNQFVWTSIISAYSSHGDFESVMNSFQEMVSENIAPDLITFLSVLTACNRKGMVDKGYEIFISMTKDYSLEPSHEHYSCMVDMLGRAGRLKEAEEHMSEVPGGPGVSMLQSMLGSCRLHGDSKMGEKVAELVMEMEPKLSGSYVQMYNIHAEMGQWEKAAEIRRKMRKREVKKEIGTSWVDFIGSDGSLTTIGFSSGDKSHSKSDEIYRMVETLGLEMDLEEEVARSGLLFRVV; via the coding sequence ATGACCCTTCTGAGTTATTTACACTGTACTCCCTCAAAGTCTTTTCCTTTTCGAATTTTTCGCTATCATTTGATTAGTGCACACAAGCTGTTCGATGGAAGTTCCCAAAGAAACGCGACAACCTACATTAACCATTCAATCAGCGAATCCTTACGTAGAGGCTCTCCTTCGCAAGCACTTGCGATCTTCAGTAAGAATCTCCAGCTGGGGTTATCTGGTCGTAATATTATAAACGAGGTCACTCTTTGCTTAGCTCTCAAAGCATGTCGTGGAGACACGAAACTTGGTTGCCAAGTCCACGGGTTTTCGATAACCTCTGGTTTCACTTCCTTCGTCTGCGTTTCAAACGCTGTGATGGGAATGTACCGTAAAGCTGGTCGGTTTGACAATGCTTTGTGCATATTTGAGAGTCTGGTTGATCGTGATGTTGTTTCTTGGAACACTATACTCTCTGGGTTCGATGAAGATCAAGTTGCTATGAGTTTTGTTGTTAGGATGAGATCTGCTGGAGTGGTTTTCGACGCGTTTACTTACTCCACGGCTCTTTCCTTCTGTGTGGGCTCTGAAGGGTTTGGTTTAGGATTGCAGTTGCATTCTATTGTGGTGAAAACAGGTCTGGAGAGTGATGTTGTGGTTGGGAACTCGTTTATAACAATGTACTCGCGTGGTGGGAGTTTCAGAGATGCTAGGAGAGTCTTTGATGAGAAGGTGGTTAAGGATATGATTACATGGAACTCTCTATTGTCGGGACTTTCTCAAGGAGGTAATCTCGGGTTTGAGGCGGTGCTTGTGTTCAGGGAGATGATGAGAGAAGGTGTGGAGCTTGACCACGTGTCTTTTACTAGCGTGATCACGACTTGTTGCCACGAAAATGATCTGAAGATAGCTAGGCAAATCCATGGTTTGTGCTTAAAAAGAGGCTATGCGACACTTGTTTCCGTTGGTAATATGCTGATGACGAGTTACTGGAAGTGTGGTGTTGTAGAAGCTGCGAGATCAGTGTTTGACGAGATGAGCGAGAGGAATGTTATCTCGTGGACAACGATGATCTCCGCGAATAAAGACGACGCTGTGTCTATCTTTCATAAGATGAGGTTAGATGGAGTGTTCCCTAACGAGATCACCTTTATTGGTTTAATCAACGCTGTTAAGTGCAATGAGCAAATCAAAGAAGGGGTCAAGATTCACGGTATATGCATCAAGACTGGCTTTGCTTCGAAACCGTCTATTGGCAACAGTTTCATCACAATGTACGCCAAGTTCGAGGCGTTGGAAGATGCCAAGAAGGCGTTCGATGAGATAAATGTCAAGGAGATTATCTCCTGGAACGCTATGATCTCCGGATTTGCTCAAAACGGATTCTCACTAGAAGCACTCAGGATGTTCTTATCAGCAGCAGCGGAAGCAACTCCGAATGAATACACTTTCGGAAGTGTGTTAAACGCGATAGCTTCCGCGGAGAATATATCTCTGAGGCATGGTCAGCGTTGCCATGCTCATATACTAAAGTTGGGTTTAAACAGCTGTCCCGTTGTTTCGAGCGCGCTTCTTGATATGTACGCCAAGCGTGGGAGCATCGATGAGTCAGAGAAAGTCTTTGACGAGATGTCTGAAAAGAACCAGTTTGTTTGGACATCGATAATATCAGCTTACTCAAGCCACGGGGATTTTGAATCAGTGATGAACTCGTTCCAAGAGATGGTTAGCGAGAACATAGCACCAGACCTGATCACGTTTCTCTCTGTGTTGACAGCTTGTAATAGAAAAGGTATGGTGGACAAAGGGTATGAGATTTTCATCTCGATGACTAAAGACTACAGCCTTGAGCCGTCACATGAGCATTACTCGTGTATGGTCGACATGCTTGGCCGAGCTGGGAGATTGAAAGAAGCGGAGGAGCATATGAGTGAGGTTCCTGGAGGACCGGGAGTGTCGATGCTGCAGAGCATGCTGGGGTCTTGTAGGCTGCACGGGGACTCGAAAATGGGAGAGAAAGTGGCTGAGCTTGTTATGGAGATGGAACCGAAGTTGTCTGGTTCTTATGTTCAGATGTATAACATCCATGCAGAGATGGGACAGTGGGAAAAAGCTGCGGAGATTAGGAGGAAGATGAGGAAGAGAGAGGTGAAGAAAGAAATAGGAACCAGCTGGGTTGATTTTATTGGCAGTGATGGTTCTTTGACGACGATAGGTTTCTCTTCAGGTGATAAGTCTCATTCGAAATCTGATGAGATTTATAGAATGGTGGAAACTCTTGGTTTGGAGATGGATTTGGAGGAGGAGGTTGCACGTTCAGGGCTTTTATTCAGAGTTGTTTAA
- the LOC106402017 gene encoding pentatricopeptide repeat-containing protein At4g32430, mitochondrial-like isoform X2, translated as MSWRHETWLPSPRVFDNLWFHFLRLRFKRCDGNVPMRSAGVVFDAFTYSTALSFCVGSEGFGLGLQLHSIVVKTGLESDVVVGNSFITMYSRGGSFRDARRVFDEKVVKDMITWNSLLSGLSQGGNLGFEAVLVFREMMREGVELDHVSFTSVITTCCHENDLKIARQIHGLCLKRGYATLVSVGNMLMTSYWKCGVVEAARSVFDEMSERNVISWTTMISANKDDAVSIFHKMRLDGVFPNEITFIGLINAVKCNEQIKEGVKIHGICIKTGFASKPSIGNSFITMYAKFEALEDAKKAFDEINVKEIISWNAMISGFAQNGFSLEALRMFLSAAAEATPNEYTFGSVLNAIASAENISLRHGQRCHAHILKLGLNSCPVVSSALLDMYAKRGSIDESEKVFDEMSEKNQFVWTSIISAYSSHGDFESVMNSFQEMVSENIAPDLITFLSVLTACNRKGMVDKGYEIFISMTKDYSLEPSHEHYSCMVDMLGRAGRLKEAEEHMSEVPGGPGVSMLQSMLGSCRLHGDSKMGEKVAELVMEMEPKLSGSYVQMYNIHAEMGQWEKAAEIRRKMRKREVKKEIGTSWVDFIGSDGSLTTIGFSSGDKSHSKSDEIYRMVETLGLEMDLEEEVARSGLLFRVV; from the exons ATGTCGTGGAGACACGAAACTTGGTTGCCAAGTCCACGGGTTTTCGATAACCTCTGGTTTCACTTCCTTCGTCTGCGTTTCAAACGCTGTGATGGGAATGTACC GATGAGATCTGCTGGAGTGGTTTTCGACGCGTTTACTTACTCCACGGCTCTTTCCTTCTGTGTGGGCTCTGAAGGGTTTGGTTTAGGATTGCAGTTGCATTCTATTGTGGTGAAAACAGGTCTGGAGAGTGATGTTGTGGTTGGGAACTCGTTTATAACAATGTACTCGCGTGGTGGGAGTTTCAGAGATGCTAGGAGAGTCTTTGATGAGAAGGTGGTTAAGGATATGATTACATGGAACTCTCTATTGTCGGGACTTTCTCAAGGAGGTAATCTCGGGTTTGAGGCGGTGCTTGTGTTCAGGGAGATGATGAGAGAAGGTGTGGAGCTTGACCACGTGTCTTTTACTAGCGTGATCACGACTTGTTGCCACGAAAATGATCTGAAGATAGCTAGGCAAATCCATGGTTTGTGCTTAAAAAGAGGCTATGCGACACTTGTTTCCGTTGGTAATATGCTGATGACGAGTTACTGGAAGTGTGGTGTTGTAGAAGCTGCGAGATCAGTGTTTGACGAGATGAGCGAGAGGAATGTTATCTCGTGGACAACGATGATCTCCGCGAATAAAGACGACGCTGTGTCTATCTTTCATAAGATGAGGTTAGATGGAGTGTTCCCTAACGAGATCACCTTTATTGGTTTAATCAACGCTGTTAAGTGCAATGAGCAAATCAAAGAAGGGGTCAAGATTCACGGTATATGCATCAAGACTGGCTTTGCTTCGAAACCGTCTATTGGCAACAGTTTCATCACAATGTACGCCAAGTTCGAGGCGTTGGAAGATGCCAAGAAGGCGTTCGATGAGATAAATGTCAAGGAGATTATCTCCTGGAACGCTATGATCTCCGGATTTGCTCAAAACGGATTCTCACTAGAAGCACTCAGGATGTTCTTATCAGCAGCAGCGGAAGCAACTCCGAATGAATACACTTTCGGAAGTGTGTTAAACGCGATAGCTTCCGCGGAGAATATATCTCTGAGGCATGGTCAGCGTTGCCATGCTCATATACTAAAGTTGGGTTTAAACAGCTGTCCCGTTGTTTCGAGCGCGCTTCTTGATATGTACGCCAAGCGTGGGAGCATCGATGAGTCAGAGAAAGTCTTTGACGAGATGTCTGAAAAGAACCAGTTTGTTTGGACATCGATAATATCAGCTTACTCAAGCCACGGGGATTTTGAATCAGTGATGAACTCGTTCCAAGAGATGGTTAGCGAGAACATAGCACCAGACCTGATCACGTTTCTCTCTGTGTTGACAGCTTGTAATAGAAAAGGTATGGTGGACAAAGGGTATGAGATTTTCATCTCGATGACTAAAGACTACAGCCTTGAGCCGTCACATGAGCATTACTCGTGTATGGTCGACATGCTTGGCCGAGCTGGGAGATTGAAAGAAGCGGAGGAGCATATGAGTGAGGTTCCTGGAGGACCGGGAGTGTCGATGCTGCAGAGCATGCTGGGGTCTTGTAGGCTGCACGGGGACTCGAAAATGGGAGAGAAAGTGGCTGAGCTTGTTATGGAGATGGAACCGAAGTTGTCTGGTTCTTATGTTCAGATGTATAACATCCATGCAGAGATGGGACAGTGGGAAAAAGCTGCGGAGATTAGGAGGAAGATGAGGAAGAGAGAGGTGAAGAAAGAAATAGGAACCAGCTGGGTTGATTTTATTGGCAGTGATGGTTCTTTGACGACGATAGGTTTCTCTTCAGGTGATAAGTCTCATTCGAAATCTGATGAGATTTATAGAATGGTGGAAACTCTTGGTTTGGAGATGGATTTGGAGGAGGAGGTTGCACGTTCAGGGCTTTTATTCAGAGTTGTTTAA
- the LOC106375359 gene encoding uncharacterized protein LOC106375359 → MKKMGVIVFLLLHSIFYTAFCFKDGLLPNGDFELGPHHTDMKGTQVMNKTAIPSWELSGFVEYIPSGHKQGDMILVVPKGAFAVRLGNEASIKQKISVKKGSYYSITFSAARTCAQDERLNVSVAPHHGVMPIQTVYSSSGWDLYSWAFKAQGDYAEVVIHNPGVEEDPACGPLIDGVAMRALFPPRPTNKNILKNGGFEEGPWVLPNTSSGVLIPPNAVDDHSPLPGWMVESLKAVKYIDSDHFSVPQGRRAVELIAGKESAVAQVVRTTPGKIYVLSFAVGDASNACAGSMIVEAFAGKDTLKVPYESKGKGGFKRASLKFVAVSDRTRIMFYSTFYAMRNDDFSSLCGPVIDDVKLLSARRM, encoded by the exons atgaaaaagatGGGAGTGATAGTGTTTCTTCTGCTTCATTCGATCTTCTACACAGCCTTTTGCTTCAAAGATG ggCTACTACCAAACGGTGACTTCGAACTAGGTCCACACCACACGGACATGAAAGGGACACAAGTGATGAACAAAACAGCAATCCCAAGCTGGGAACTCTCAGGCTTCGTCGAGTACATTCCCTCAGGACACAAACAAGGCGACATGATCCTTGTCGTGCCTAAAGGCGCTTTCGCAGTGCGTCTAGGCAACGAAGCTTCCATCAAACAAAAGATCAGCGTTAAGAAAGGGTCTTACTATTCCATCACGTTCAGTGCGGCTCGAACCTGCGCACAGGACGAGCGGTTAAACGTTTCCGTGGCTCCTCACCACGGAGTAATGCCGATTCAAACAGTTTATAGTAGCTCAGGTTGGGATTTGTATTCGTGGGCGTTCAAGGCGCAGGGCGATTATGCAGAGGTTGTGATACATAATCCAGGCGTTGAGGAAGATCCTGCGTGTGGACCTCTCATTGATGGTGTTGCTATGAGAGCTCTTTTTCCTCCTCGTCCCACCAACA AGAACATTCTAAAGAACGGAGGATTCGAAGAAGGCCCATGGGTTTTACCCAACACGTCATCAGGCGTTCTGATCCCACCTAACGCCGTCGACGACCACTCTCCGTTACCAGGATGGATGGTCGAATCTCTCAAAGCCGTTAAATACATCGACTCCGACCACTTCTCCGTCCCTCAAGGCCGCCGCGCCGTCGAACTCATCGCCGGGAAAGAGAGCGCCGTCGCACAGGTCGTCCGCACGACGCCCGGGAAAATTTACGTTCTCTCCTTCGCCGTCGGAGACGCGAGCAACGCCTGCGCGGGGTCTATGATCGTCGAGGCCTTCGCCGGAAAAGACACGCTCAAGGTGCCGTACGAGTCGAAAGGGAAAGGTGGATTCAAGCGAGCGTCGCTGAAGTTCGTCGCCGTCTCGGACAGGACTAGGATCATGTTCTACAGCACGTTCTACGCGATGAGGAACGACGATTTCTCGAGCCTGTGTGGGCCGGTGATCGACGACGTTAAACTTCTCAGTGCTCGGAGGATGTGA
- the LOC106375362 gene encoding uncharacterized protein LOC106375362 isoform X2 produces the protein MRFKKGSRVEVFSNKEAPYGAWRCAEIISGNGHTYNVRFFSFHEEAVMERVPRKVIRPCPPQVDVGRWEAGELVEVLDSFSWKAATVRQELCGNYYVVRLLGTPAEFTFHKANVRVRQSWQDERWVAIGKISGSVKSSLLTGSDVQRKLKPQVNSKRLQEPSVVSARMLKRPSPHNWPECAESCTGNTKKIRSLEAPSSKNGETGCCQMVRVRSKGSSEGVRAGSLVADDCFDSDATSVGSCSAASDDDESNMPPCMLDGSGPQADSCSSEAESFCGLREEARRKHSLAGGDGVRRSCRSELYTYRSTLGDLFASGPLSWEQETSLTDLRLSLNISDDEHLMEWI, from the exons ATGAGATTCAAAAAAGGAAGTAGAGTTGAGGTGTTTAGCAACAAGGAGGCACCTTACGGTGCGTGGCGATGCGCTGAGATCATCTCGGGGAATGGACACACCTACAACGTTAGGTTCTTCTCTTTCCACGAGGAGGCTGTCATGGAGAGAGTTCCAAGGAAGGTGATCAGGCCGTGTCCTCCGCAAGTTGATGTTGGGCGATGGGAGGCTGGTGAGTTGGTGGAGGTTCTTGATAGCTTCTCATGGAAAGCCGCCACGGTTCGACAGGAGCTGTGTGGGAACTACTATGTGGTTCGGTTGCTTGGGACTCCTGCGGAGTTTACGTTTCACAAGGCTAACGTCAGGGTTCGACAGTCTTGGCAAGATGAGAGATGGGTTGCGATTGGAAAG atatcAGGTTCTGTGAAGTCATCCTTACTGACTGGATCAGACGTACAACGGAAGCTGAAGCCCCAAGTGAACAGCAAACGTCTACAGGAGCCTAGTGTCGTCTCTGCTAGAATGTTGAAGAGGCCGTCACCTCACAACTGGCCTGAGTGTGCTGAATCATGCACTGGAAACACTAAGAAGATACGATCACTGGAAGCGCCTTCCTCTAAGAATGGCGAAACTGGTTGCTGTCAAATGGTCAGGGTAAGATCAAAAGGTTCTAGTGAGGGTGTTCGTGCAGGAAGCTTAGTCGCTGACGATTGTTTTGATAGCGATGCAACTTCAGTTGGTAGTTGTAGCGCTGctagtgatgatgatgagagtAACATGCCACCTTGTATGCTAGATGGCTCTGGACCACAGGCAGACTCATGTAGCAGCGAGGCTGAATCTTTTTGTGGACTTAGGGAAGAAGCAAGGCGGAAGCATTCATTAGCAGGTGGTGATGGAGTAAGAAGGTCGTGTAGGTCAGAACTATATACTTACCGCAGTACATTGGGGGACTTATTCGCTTCTGGTCCCTTGAGTTGGGAACAAGAAACATCGTTAACTGATCTCCGTCTTTCTCTAAATATATCAGATGATGAACATTTGATGGAG TGGATTTGA
- the LOC106375362 gene encoding uncharacterized protein LOC106375362 isoform X1: protein MRFKKGSRVEVFSNKEAPYGAWRCAEIISGNGHTYNVRFFSFHEEAVMERVPRKVIRPCPPQVDVGRWEAGELVEVLDSFSWKAATVRQELCGNYYVVRLLGTPAEFTFHKANVRVRQSWQDERWVAIGKISGSVKSSLLTGSDVQRKLKPQVNSKRLQEPSVVSARMLKRPSPHNWPECAESCTGNTKKIRSLEAPSSKNGETGCCQMVRVRSKGSSEGVRAGSLVADDCFDSDATSVGSCSAASDDDESNMPPCMLDGSGPQADSCSSEAESFCGLREEARRKHSLAGGDGVRRSCRSELYTYRSTLGDLFASGPLSWEQETSLTDLRLSLNISDDEHLMEEHCRLVRGMQDLLLLEV, encoded by the exons ATGAGATTCAAAAAAGGAAGTAGAGTTGAGGTGTTTAGCAACAAGGAGGCACCTTACGGTGCGTGGCGATGCGCTGAGATCATCTCGGGGAATGGACACACCTACAACGTTAGGTTCTTCTCTTTCCACGAGGAGGCTGTCATGGAGAGAGTTCCAAGGAAGGTGATCAGGCCGTGTCCTCCGCAAGTTGATGTTGGGCGATGGGAGGCTGGTGAGTTGGTGGAGGTTCTTGATAGCTTCTCATGGAAAGCCGCCACGGTTCGACAGGAGCTGTGTGGGAACTACTATGTGGTTCGGTTGCTTGGGACTCCTGCGGAGTTTACGTTTCACAAGGCTAACGTCAGGGTTCGACAGTCTTGGCAAGATGAGAGATGGGTTGCGATTGGAAAG atatcAGGTTCTGTGAAGTCATCCTTACTGACTGGATCAGACGTACAACGGAAGCTGAAGCCCCAAGTGAACAGCAAACGTCTACAGGAGCCTAGTGTCGTCTCTGCTAGAATGTTGAAGAGGCCGTCACCTCACAACTGGCCTGAGTGTGCTGAATCATGCACTGGAAACACTAAGAAGATACGATCACTGGAAGCGCCTTCCTCTAAGAATGGCGAAACTGGTTGCTGTCAAATGGTCAGGGTAAGATCAAAAGGTTCTAGTGAGGGTGTTCGTGCAGGAAGCTTAGTCGCTGACGATTGTTTTGATAGCGATGCAACTTCAGTTGGTAGTTGTAGCGCTGctagtgatgatgatgagagtAACATGCCACCTTGTATGCTAGATGGCTCTGGACCACAGGCAGACTCATGTAGCAGCGAGGCTGAATCTTTTTGTGGACTTAGGGAAGAAGCAAGGCGGAAGCATTCATTAGCAGGTGGTGATGGAGTAAGAAGGTCGTGTAGGTCAGAACTATATACTTACCGCAGTACATTGGGGGACTTATTCGCTTCTGGTCCCTTGAGTTGGGAACAAGAAACATCGTTAACTGATCTCCGTCTTTCTCTAAATATATCAGATGATGAACATTTGATGGAG GAACATTGTCGCCTTGTCCGAGGCATGCAAGACCTTTTGCTTTTAGAGGTCTAA